From one Neovison vison isolate M4711 chromosome 1, ASM_NN_V1, whole genome shotgun sequence genomic stretch:
- the LOC122903302 gene encoding spermatogenesis-associated protein 31D1-like, translated as MLLQDGTGLGRPLGRHHDTIQFRQLLCPDPSCEVCNSATAEISQLVFLQAQEDATPLASPAPVTTSSFTRSPDFSAVPPGDLISAPLPKPSPPPASNFSPNPVIPVADFFAPSPPGDPLLPKSLPPLDSKSPRDHFPPQPLAFPPVQPHHAHTVGRSVQKETVSLSTTFSLDPTLSQGVSPLPELSQRVNPTETFARHPAPPTRSASPPPDCNLTVPQSKWSSISRKPVPQSSPPDSSGGLSPYFPTILGIDPSRLSILDLPWWQTHAKGFFPSTLAPRDFHQEVLALHSSEASSRGDPAANLVEPGKLSLLSPDALALLEKQRPKRSDFLLWKESEGSFAKQTIVDTHDLASSLPFWSTKNQSKELGIHQQRPYPTTLEEGHLQQTPIQLFWGLQTPPSESLFPAADASDHISNASPEQESPVVAHPLPPSLPENPPQLLPQTPPLPTPPVQPQAHLQSPIPILPSGPLPDIKICGVCFHRPRNEPENLTPKERQHLEWNVLQKVQKRVWGLPTLVQRSQEDYCPSAPNPSLSHKATKAQVVISIPPGQFPLNEELRRKLENHLRKRLIQHRWGIPRRIYESLALMSRPSTLSQLPESQRFRGRSWIPKSPSKLNDTESISDEDSEMLQREDGELDKDNDKLKKGQEHSPENGPKDDLLSDLESTSDNDMEHDSERQLGSPSENSSTVSVETAGQTQLENVLKRHLHKKSEEISEGHLPGTVHHSWHTIKQTSLPSEKSQTQLTQRRLPPSDLEVYSLNTCQELPFVEPNVQQMLESHIKRFRWRMLWGLPSRVLESIEIFKSRTATSPCSPACSTKLIPAANSKPGGVSPLRGSLKSLHADKARTANSASLLDHPRPAPSTVGKEEQRIPRQSSSNTHHLLVEDLPKIKHDRQTLKPVKHVTIANRWPPKPPARQ; from the exons ATGCTGCTGCAAGATGGCACTGGtcttgggag ACCCCTCGGCCGGCATCATGATACCATCCAATTTCGTCAACTATTATGTCCAGACCCCTCTTGTGAGGTGTGTAATAGTGCAACTGCTGAGATCAGTCAGCTGGTGTTCCTGCAGGCCCAGGAAGATGCGACTCCCTTGGCTTCCCCAGCTCCTGTGACTACTTCATCGTTCACTCGCTCCCCTGACTTCTCAGCAGTCCCTCCAGGAGACCTAATATCAGCTCCTCTTCCTAAGCCTTCCCCACCACCTGCTTCCAACTTCTCACCTAACCCAGTGATCCCTGTGGCAGACTTTTTTGCACCCTCACcacccggtgatcctttgctgcCAAAGTCTTTACCTCCCTTGGATTCCAAATCCCCAAGGGACCatttcccaccccagccccttgcCTTTCCTCCTGTCCAACCACATCACGCCCATACAGTGGGCCGTAGTGTCCAGAAAGAGACAGTGTCTCTAAGTACCACCTTCTCTCTGGACCCTACCCTTTCCCAAGGTGTCAGCCCCTTACCGGAGTTGTCTCAGAGGGTGAATCCCACTGAGACCTTTGCTCGTCATCCTGCACCACCAACCCGGTCTGCTTCACCACCGCCAGACTGCAATTTAACTGTGCCTCAATCTAAATGGAGTTCCATCTCAAGGAAGCCTGTTCCACAGAGCTCACCCCCAGATAGCTCTGGTGGGTTGTCGCCTTATTTCCCAACAATCCTAGGCATTGACCCCTCCCGCTTGTCAATTTTAGACCTCCCTTGGTGGCAAACTCATGCCAAAGGCTTCTTCCCTTCAACCCTGGCTCCACGTGATTTCCATCAAGAAGTCCTGGCCCTCCATTCTTCAGAGGCTTCTTCCAGGGGAGACCCTGCAGCCAACCTTGTAGAGCCTGGTAAGCTCTCACTTCTCAGCCCTGATGCCCTGGCACTTCTAGAGAAACAAAGGCCAAAGAGGAGTGACTTCCTCCTGTGGAAGGAATCAGAGGGATCTTTTGCAAAACAAACAATTGTTGATACCCATGATTTGgcatcctccctccctttctggaGCACCAAAAACCAATCAAAGGAGCTGGGTATACATCAGCAGCGCCCATACCCTACAACCTTGGAGGAGGGCCATTTACAGCAAACCCCCATCCAGCTCTTCTGGGGTCTCCAAACTCCACCTAGCGAGTCCCTCTTCCCGGCTGCTGATGCCTCAGATCACATCTCAAATGCCTCCCCTGAGCAGGAATCCCCAGTAGTTGCCCACCCACTTCCTCCATCCTTGCCTGAGAACCCGCCTCAACTCCTGCCTCAAACCCCGCCCTTACCTACCCCTCCTGtccagccccaggcccacctTCAATCCCCAATCCCAATCCTGCCATCTGGTCCTCTACCCGACATCAAGATCTGTGGAGTGTGTTTTCACAGACCTCGGAACGAACCGGAGAATCTCACTCCAAAAGAAAGGCAACATCTGGAATGGAACGTGTTGCAGAAGGTACAGAAACGTGTGTGGGGTTTACCCACTCTAGTCCAAAGATCCCAGGAGGACTATTGCCCTTCAGCTCCTAACCCTTCTCTCAGCCACAAGGCCACCAAGGCCCAAGTGGTAATCTCTATCCCCCCTGGACAGTTTCCTCTGAATGAAGAGCTTCGGAGAAAACTAGAGAATCACCTTCGAAAGAGGCTCATCCAACACCGGTGGGGAATTCCCCGCAGGATTTATGAGTCTCTTGCGCTGATGAGCCGTCCCAGTACACTGTCACAGCTACCTGAGTCGCAGCGCTTTCGTGGACGCTCATGGATCCCTAAGAGTCCGAGCAAATTGAATGACACTGAAAGCATCAGTGACGAGGACTCAGAAATGCTTCAGCGAGAGGACGGTGAACTGGACAAGGACAATGACAAACTGAAGAAGGGTcaggaacacagcccagagaatGGCCCAAAAGATGATCTGCTGAGTGACCTTGAGAGCACTTCAGATAACGATATGGAGCATGATTCTGAGAGACAACTTGGGAGTCCATCAGAGAACAGCTCGACTGTGTCTGTGGAGACTGCAGGTCAGACACAACTGGAAAATGTCCTGAAAAGACATTTGCACAAAAAATCTGAGGAAATCAGTGAGGGTCATCTACCCGGGACTGTGCATCATTCATGGCATACAATAAAGCAGACATCACTTCCTTCTGAGAAATCCCAGACTCAACTAACACAAAGACGCTTGCCACCATCAGACCTTGAGGTTTACTCCCTGAATACCTGCCAGGAGCTTCCCTTTGTGGAACCAAATGTACAGCAGATGCTTGAATCCCATATTAAAAGGTTTCGTTGGAGGATGCTATGGGGCCTTCCCTCCAGGGTCCTTGAATCCATAGAGATCTTTAAATCAAGAACGGCCACATCTCCCTGTAGCCCTGCCTGCTCAACCAAACTGATTCCTGCAGCAAATTCTAAACCTGGGGGCGTCAGCCCCCTTAGAGGAAGCTTGAAATCTCTCCATGCAGACAAAGCAAGAACGGCAAATTCAGCCTCTCTTCTGGATCATCCTCGCCCTGCCCCCTCAACTGTGGGCAAGGAAGAGCAGAGAATTCCGAGGCAATCATCctccaatacccaccatctgCTTGTAGAGGATCTTCCAAAAATTAAGCATGACAGACAGACTCTTAAACCTGTCAAACATGTCACCATAGCCAACAGATGGCCCCCAAAGCCACCGGCAAGGCAATGA